The following are from one region of the Camarhynchus parvulus chromosome 3, STF_HiC, whole genome shotgun sequence genome:
- the MAL gene encoding myelin and lymphocyte protein produces MVEVVCPASIIPGCLWDISRPHCLSPLASWPTLATLVSSAVTTSGVQGHAGSLCKSKGTRGCPGGCAQVSPAALSCHPVPLGPAQEPAWHARLRGQPNSAASAPGLPLHLPNTSHVTPGHRVWPHLCHSQLSSSVSRKKEGKEPGQEGEERGRKESRKGGRERGRGEEAAFSSEEQSGRETPCQRLPMSSSTSTSTLPSGLAVLTTFPDVLFIPEIIFGGLVWILVASSKVQFPMLQGWVMFVSVFCFVMSISLLCLYLCGAHSSGGSCWVALDAFCHSTAALFYLSAAVLEAFVTYAIRDNFSWAQEYRENIAAVVFAFVATLLYVIHEVFSLLRWKSS; encoded by the exons ATGGTGGAGGTGGTTTGCCCTGCATCCATCATCCCTGGGTGTCTGTGGGACATTTCTAGGCCCCACTGTTTGTCCCCTCTCGCATCCTGGCCTACCTTGGCCACCCTCGTGTCCTCTGCTGTGACCACCTCAGGTGTGCAGGGCCACGCTGGCTCACTGTGCAAATCCAAGGGGACACGAGGCTGTCCAGGTGGATGCGCACAGGTgtcccctgctgccctcagctgtCACCCAGTGCCACTCGGCCCTGCCCAGGAACCTGCCTGGCACGCTCGGCTGCGGGGACAGCCGAACTCTGCTGCCAgcgccccggggctgcccctgcatctcCCGAACACCTCCCATGTGACTCCAGGTCACAGGGTTTGGCCACACCTGTGCCACTCACAGCTGTCTTCATCTGTcagcaggaagaaggaaggaaaggaaccagggcaggaaggggaggaaagaggaagaaaggagagcaggaaaggagggagagagagagggagaggtgAGGAGGCTGCATtcagcagtgaggagcagagTGGCCGAGAAACACCGTGCCAGAGGCTTCCGATGTCTTCCTCAACTTCCACCAGCACTTTGCCCAGCGGCCTGGCTGTCCTGACGACCTTCCCAGATGTGCTCTTCATCCCTGAAATC ATCTTTGGGGGCCTTGTGTGGATCCTGGTGGCATCTTCGAAGGTCCAATTTCCcatgctgcagggctgggtgatgTTTGTCTCCGTGTTCTGCTTCGTCATGTCCATCTCCCTCCTGTGCCTCTACCTCTGCGGGGCTCACAGCAGCggtggcagctgctgggtcGCCTTG GATGCCTTttgccacagcacagcagcgCTGTTCTACCTCAGCGCCGCCGTGCTGGAAGCCTTCGTTACCTATGCCATCCGTGACAACTTTTCCTGGGCACAGGAATACAGGGAGAACATTGCTGCTGTG GTATTTGCATTCGTGGCCACCCTGCTGTATGTGATCCACGAGGTGTTCTCGCTCCTGCGGTGGAAATCGTCCTGA